In one Stenotrophomonas maltophilia genomic region, the following are encoded:
- a CDS encoding NfeD family protein, with translation MRWDVVAWGALALLLFAAEALLPGAFMLWIGIGAAAVFVLVAIFAGIPLLWQVVAFVVLSVLSIQCYRRWGRSRARASDKPLLNRRAEQLIGRVVPLQQGITDGQGRVSIDDAYWQVSGPELPAGARVRVVAVQGSTLVVEAAS, from the coding sequence ATGCGCTGGGACGTCGTCGCCTGGGGGGCGCTGGCCCTGCTCCTGTTCGCTGCGGAGGCTCTGCTGCCCGGCGCGTTCATGCTGTGGATCGGCATCGGCGCTGCAGCGGTGTTCGTGCTGGTGGCGATCTTTGCCGGCATCCCGCTGCTGTGGCAGGTGGTCGCCTTCGTCGTGCTGAGCGTGCTTTCGATCCAGTGCTACCGGCGCTGGGGCAGGTCGCGGGCACGCGCCAGCGACAAGCCGTTGCTGAACCGCCGCGCCGAGCAGCTGATCGGTCGGGTGGTGCCATTGCAGCAGGGCATCACGGACGGGCAGGGTCGGGTCAGCATCGACGATGCGTACTGGCAGGTCAGCGGTCCGGAACTGCCGGCCGGGGCACGGGTGCGGGTGGTCGCGGTGCAGGGCAGCACGCTGGTGGTTGAAGCGGCCAGCTGA
- a CDS encoding SPFH domain-containing protein, whose translation MFPTMFFTVVLAFVAVVILFKAVRMVPQGYEWTVERFGRYTHTMTPGLHFLIPIVYGVGRKVNMMEQVLDVPSQEVITKDNAAVRVDGVVFFQVLDAAKAAYEVANLEVAMIALVQTNIRTVIGSMDLDESLSQREVINAQLLSVVDHATNPWGVKVNRIEIRDIQPPRDLLDAMARQMKAEREKRAQILEAEGSRQSEILRADGEKQATVLEAEGRREAAFRDAEARERLAEAEAMATKVVSAAIAEGDVQAINYFVAQKYVEAFKELASSPNQKLVLMPMEASGVIGSIAGVAELAKQALASQDNKAAGKRPPPIGG comes from the coding sequence ATGTTCCCGACCATGTTCTTTACCGTGGTACTGGCCTTCGTGGCCGTGGTCATCCTGTTCAAGGCCGTGCGCATGGTGCCGCAGGGATATGAATGGACTGTCGAGCGGTTCGGCCGCTACACCCACACCATGACCCCCGGCCTGCACTTCCTGATCCCCATCGTGTACGGCGTGGGGCGCAAGGTGAACATGATGGAGCAGGTGCTGGATGTACCCAGCCAGGAAGTGATCACCAAGGACAACGCCGCCGTGCGCGTCGACGGGGTGGTGTTCTTCCAGGTGCTGGACGCCGCCAAGGCCGCCTATGAGGTGGCCAACCTGGAAGTGGCCATGATCGCTCTGGTCCAGACCAACATCCGTACCGTGATCGGCTCGATGGACCTGGACGAATCGCTGAGCCAGCGCGAGGTGATCAATGCCCAGCTGCTCAGCGTGGTCGACCATGCCACCAACCCGTGGGGCGTGAAGGTGAACCGCATCGAGATCCGCGACATCCAGCCGCCCCGCGATCTGCTCGACGCGATGGCGCGGCAGATGAAGGCCGAGCGCGAGAAGCGTGCGCAGATCCTGGAGGCGGAAGGCTCGCGGCAGTCGGAGATCCTGCGCGCCGATGGCGAGAAGCAGGCCACGGTGCTGGAGGCGGAAGGGCGGCGCGAGGCAGCGTTCCGCGATGCGGAGGCACGCGAGCGCCTGGCGGAAGCCGAAGCGATGGCGACCAAGGTGGTGTCGGCGGCGATCGCCGAGGGCGATGTGCAGGCGATCAACTACTTCGTCGCCCAGAAGTACGTGGAAGCGTTCAAGGAACTGGCCAGCTCGCCGAACCAGAAGCTGGTGCTGATGCCGATGGAGGCCAGTGGGGTGATCGGCTCCATCGCCGGCGTGGCCGAGCTGGCCAAGCAGGCACTGGCCAGCCAGGACAACAAGGCGGCCGGCAAGCGACCGCCGCCGATCGGAGGCTGA
- a CDS encoding DUF962 domain-containing protein, giving the protein MSRFSSFRDFYPFYLSEHRHPVSRRLHFIGSCGVLLLVAAAILRGQPLLLLTALVCGYGFAWVGHFFFEKNRPATFRHPLYSFLGDWVMFIDILRGRVRW; this is encoded by the coding sequence ATGTCCCGTTTCTCCAGCTTCCGTGACTTCTATCCGTTCTATCTCAGCGAGCACCGCCATCCGGTGTCGCGGCGCCTGCACTTCATCGGCAGCTGCGGCGTACTGCTGCTGGTCGCTGCGGCGATCCTGCGCGGCCAGCCGCTGCTGCTGTTGACGGCATTGGTCTGTGGGTACGGGTTCGCTTGGGTGGGGCACTTCTTCTTCGAGAAGAACCGCCCGGCCACGTTCCGCCATCCGCTGTACTCGTTCCTGGGGGACTGGGTGATGTTCATCGACATCCTGCGCGGGCGGGTGCGGTGGTGA
- a CDS encoding YnfA family protein: MKTLGLFLLTALAEIVGCYLPWLWLRKGGSVWLLLPAAASLALFAWLLTLHPTASGRVYAAYGGVYIGTALFWLWLVDGVRPSRWDLLGAALCLAGMAVIMFGPRQPG; this comes from the coding sequence ATGAAGACACTCGGCCTGTTCCTGCTGACCGCGCTGGCCGAGATCGTCGGCTGCTACCTGCCGTGGCTGTGGCTGCGCAAAGGAGGCAGCGTCTGGCTGCTGCTGCCGGCGGCGGCCAGTCTGGCCCTGTTCGCCTGGCTGCTGACCCTGCATCCGACCGCCAGTGGCCGCGTCTATGCCGCTTACGGTGGCGTGTACATCGGCACCGCGCTGTTCTGGCTGTGGCTGGTCGATGGCGTCCGGCCCAGCCGCTGGGATCTGCTGGGTGCTGCACTGTGCCTGGCGGGCATGGCGGTGATCATGTTCGGGCCGCGCCAGCCGGGCTGA
- the mazG gene encoding nucleoside triphosphate pyrophosphohydrolase: MSAHDTPTAGSAASTELERLLAIMARLRDPQGGCPWDLEQDFATIAPYTIEEAYEVADAIDRGDLDDLCDELGDLLLQVVFHARMAEEQGAFAFAEVARAISDKMQRRHPHVFADVSVDDADGVMRNWDAIKRAERAAKGEQDHSALAGISRGLPEWQRAVKLQSRAAKVGFDWPGPLPVLDKAAEELQELREEFERGDIAGNKARLQEELGDLLFVCANLARHADIDLGAALRGANHKFERRFRAMEAQAEAQGTSLASLDLDAQEALWQHAKAAEKE, translated from the coding sequence ATGAGCGCGCATGACACCCCCACCGCCGGCAGTGCCGCCAGCACCGAACTGGAACGCCTGCTGGCGATCATGGCCCGCCTGCGTGATCCGCAGGGCGGCTGCCCGTGGGACCTGGAGCAGGACTTTGCGACCATTGCCCCATACACCATCGAGGAAGCCTACGAAGTCGCCGACGCGATCGATCGCGGTGACCTCGATGATCTCTGCGACGAGCTCGGCGACCTGCTGCTGCAGGTGGTATTCCATGCTCGCATGGCCGAAGAGCAGGGGGCGTTCGCTTTCGCAGAGGTTGCCCGCGCGATCAGCGACAAGATGCAGCGCCGCCATCCGCATGTCTTCGCCGATGTCAGCGTCGATGATGCCGATGGGGTCATGCGCAACTGGGATGCGATCAAGCGCGCGGAGCGGGCAGCCAAGGGCGAACAGGACCATTCCGCCCTGGCTGGAATCTCGCGGGGCCTGCCGGAGTGGCAACGCGCGGTGAAGCTGCAGTCGCGCGCGGCCAAGGTGGGCTTCGACTGGCCGGGCCCGCTGCCGGTCCTGGACAAGGCCGCCGAGGAACTGCAGGAACTGCGCGAGGAGTTCGAGCGCGGCGACATCGCCGGCAACAAGGCGCGGCTGCAGGAGGAACTGGGCGACCTGTTGTTCGTCTGCGCCAACCTGGCCCGCCACGCCGACATCGACCTGGGCGCCGCGCTGCGCGGTGCCAACCACAAGTTCGAGCGTCGCTTCCGGGCCATGGAGGCACAGGCCGAGGCACAGGGCACATCCCTCGCCTCGCTGGACCTGGACGCGCAGGAAGCGCTCTGGCAGCACGCCAAGGCCGCCGAGAAGGAATGA
- the cysQ gene encoding 3'(2'),5'-bisphosphate nucleotidase CysQ, whose protein sequence is MIKLTTDLRETAIAIAQEAGQAIMQVYAEGFDVRIKDDNSPVTAADLAANQVIEQGLRQLTPDLPILSEESAQVPWELRRHWGAYWLVDPLDGTREFVKRNGEFSVNIALIYQGAPAFGVVLAPVTGILWHAMRGELAYRRQGLHDTVLRTRSPATAPLRVAASRSHRSPETEALLARMGRIETIAQGSSLKFCRIAEAGLDVYPRLGPTSEWDTAAGQCVLHAAGGAVLSAATGKPFRYNRRETLLNGDFIALGDTSLPWRDWLSD, encoded by the coding sequence ATGATCAAGCTGACCACGGATCTGCGCGAGACCGCGATCGCCATCGCGCAGGAAGCCGGCCAGGCCATCATGCAGGTCTACGCCGAAGGATTCGACGTGCGGATCAAGGACGACAACAGTCCGGTGACCGCCGCTGACCTGGCCGCCAACCAGGTCATTGAGCAGGGTCTGCGGCAACTGACCCCGGATCTGCCCATCCTGTCTGAAGAGTCGGCCCAGGTGCCCTGGGAACTGCGCCGCCATTGGGGCGCCTACTGGCTGGTCGATCCGCTTGACGGTACCCGCGAGTTCGTCAAGCGCAACGGCGAATTCAGCGTCAACATCGCCCTGATCTACCAGGGTGCCCCGGCGTTTGGCGTCGTGCTGGCGCCGGTCACCGGCATTCTGTGGCACGCCATGCGCGGCGAACTGGCGTACCGCCGGCAGGGACTGCACGACACCGTGCTGCGCACGCGCAGCCCGGCGACCGCTCCGCTGCGGGTGGCGGCAAGCCGCTCCCACCGCTCGCCGGAAACCGAAGCGCTGCTGGCGCGCATGGGCCGCATCGAGACCATCGCCCAGGGCTCGTCGCTGAAGTTCTGCCGCATTGCCGAGGCGGGCCTGGATGTGTACCCGCGGCTCGGCCCGACCTCCGAATGGGATACCGCCGCCGGCCAGTGCGTGCTGCACGCGGCGGGCGGCGCGGTCCTCTCGGCGGCGACCGGCAAGCCCTTCCGCTACAACCGCCGCGAGACGCTGTTGAACGGCGATTTCATCGCCCTTGGCGATACCAGCCTGCCGTGGCGCGACTGGTTGTCCGACTGA